A genomic segment from Conger conger chromosome 2, fConCon1.1, whole genome shotgun sequence encodes:
- the LOC133122682 gene encoding RNA-binding protein 20-like isoform X2, with translation MNHAWEKSVFEGHVDGLKNEQSTMSGKAHMDLSGAKARCENMQSAGSLDHPEKRPLPVGSQLSGGGQHPLVLTPAGLQLAQLQAQLTLHRLKLAQTAASGNTAAAASVLNQVLSNVAMSQPFFNQLRAPTLISTAHGQAGGAQLGPGFPTSALAFPPPSSALGPLVGGGFGSGGGSHSPNPGGMRLNCYGSGLPQPPGQQASEYGKKAGSTFPSSCQGSSDGARAPVVAQVDGVHRGGFQRDLFGLDGQGQPSAFAGEQKSSAFPSGGHKDQQWQGFSQAGQLDMTPNTATAWAPGRQPPFHIRAELYNPEEPTADPKFNSTSGATGAQGFEGYQQLQPGDDSFSRGPVPLQPHQLNDFHAVTPALLPHQCTICDKKVYNLKDWDHHVKGKLHLQNCMLYTEGISAGSANFPEPSQGCLNTSLNNSVASTANQDISTGNTSPYLHAAPMMTHPLTGMGFTLPLSGLKFPLRKSGPGRVVHICNLPEGSCTENDVINLGLPFGKVTNYILMRSTHQAFLEMAFVEAAQAMVKYYQLNPATINEQKLLIRMSKRYKELQLKKPGKDVESIIQDINSQRERHEKQESECYPPERVRSRSPVSRSLSPRSHSPSFTSCSSAHSPPGPNRNDRSNGLGPRNPSWDWSSQVWQDERDEACWRNGDEDQPNGRPPEWRKAYFKMADRVSQRTVEDKAEGQRGGKDRYTRSSPQAPPFLPYRSNEEDYYRPEPTYKPERHPRPAYQRHEVKAKRRDTPESHRSRHSESPEDPKTAKDRNQTSPNSMKSKTPSRKEEVEKVGEEVEEKQKDKSQSLMSSCENVELAGGKDREAKDWDSGEETEGEIWYPGNMEELVTVDEVGEEEEEDSIIEPDLPAEQQEEPGEASQTKASQDPKKDSVRDEETVGEGNGVVLPGLQKRADDMSCNASTEDLASVEWQPGSDLSAFPIPAFQAILDEKCASVTTDAPVGQLPQEALANHRDACGGRKPPDGLAGHETGSLSLTANEAQNKDEHPGERKDVYSTSFRQSARQLGAEAITAHSTTWEQEVFNEHSIPLGVEFIVPRSGFYCKLCGLFYASEEKAKTTHCRSPVHYRNLQYLNHLAEERIHKQSKLPGPASTE, from the exons TGCTGGTTCATTGGATCATCCCGAAAAGCGGCCCCTCCCTGTCGGCAGCCAGCTGAGTGGGGGCGGCCAGCACCCCTTGGTCCTGACCCCAGCCGGCCTGCAGCTAGCCCAGCTCCAGGCCCAGCTCACCCTCCACCGGCTCAAGCTGGCCCAGACGGCTGCCAGCGGCAACACGGCCGCAGCCGCCAGCGTCTTAAACCAGGTGCTTTCAAATGTGGCTATGTCCCAGCCCTTCTTCAATCAGCTGAGGGCCCCCACTTTGATCAGCACCGCTCATGGCCAGGCTGGTGGGGCCCAGCTGGGTCCAGGGTTCCCCACTAGTGCGCTGGCCTTTCCTCCACCGAGCTCTGCCCTGGGGCCTCTAGTCGGAGGGGGTTTCGGCTCTGGCGGGggctcccacagtccaaatccTGGTGGGATGAGGCTTAACTGCTATGGAAGTGGCTTGCCCCAACCGCCAGGTCAGCAGGCTTCAGAGTATGGAAAGAAGGCTGGCAGCACGTTCCCCTCCTCGTGCCAGGGCAGCAGTGATGGGGCTCGTGCGCCCGTCGTCGCCCAGGTCGACGGAGTGCACCGGGGCGGGTTCCAGAGGGACCTTTTCGGGTTGGATGGACAGGGACAGCCATCTGCGTTTGCCGGAGAGCAGAAATCCAGCGCGTTCCCGTCGGGCGGACACAAGGACCAGCAGTGGCAGGGCTTCTCTCAAGCAGGGCAGCTGGATATGACCCCCAACACGGCCACCGCATGGGCACCCGGGCGCCAGCCACCGTTCCACATAAGAGCCGAGCTGTACAACCCCGAAGAGCCGACCGCAGACCCCAAGTTCAACTCTACCAGCGGGGCCACTGGTGCCCAGGGGTTTGAGGGATATCAGCAACTCCAGCCAGGGGACGACTCTTTCTCTAGAGGCCCAGTGCCCCTGCAGCCCCACCAGCTCAACGACTTCCACGCCGTGACCCCCGCACTCCTGCCACACCAGTGCACCATCTGTGACAAGAAGGTCTACAACCTCAAG GACTGGGATCACCATGTGAAGGGGAAACTGCACCTGCAGAACTGTATGCTTTACACCGAGGG CATCTCTGCTGGATCAGCTAACTTCCCAGAGCCTTCTCAAGGATGTCTGAACACCTCACTAAATAACTCTGTGGCTTCCACTGCTAATCAAG ACATATCCACTGGGAACACCTCTCCTTATTTGCATGCTGCTCCAATGATGACACACCCCTTGACAGGGATGGGATTTACATTGCCTTTAAGTGGGTTAAAG TTCCCGCTGAGGAAGTCAGGTCCAGGGCGAGTTGTCCACATCTGCAATCTCCCAGAGGGCAGCTGCACAGAGAATGATGTCATCAATCTGGGGCTTCCATTTGGAAAAGTCACCAATTATATTCTCATGCGCTCCACACATCAG gcctTTTTGGAAATGGCTTTTGTTGAGGCTGCCCAGGCGATGGTGAAATACTATCAGCTTAATCCagccacaataaatgaacaGAAGCTTCTGATCCGGATGTCAAAGCGATACAAGGAGCTACAGCTGAAG AAACCAGGGAAGGACGTGGAATCAATCATCCAAGATATTAATTCACAGAGGGAAAGGCATGAGAAACAGGAGAGTGAGTG CTACCCTCCGGAGCGAGTGAGGTCTCGCAGCCCCGTCAGCCGATCTCTCAGCCCCCGTTCCCACAGTCCCAGCTTCACCTCCTGCAGCTCCGCACACAGCCCCCCTGGGCCCAACAGGAATGACCGGAGTAATGGCCTGGGGCCTCGAAACCCGTCCTGGGACTGGTCCTCGCAGGTGTGGCAGGATGAGAGGGACGAAGCCTGCTGGAGGAATGGGGACGAGGACCAGCCGAACGGCCGGCCGCCCGAGTGGAGGAAGGCCTACTTCAAGATGGCGGACAGGGTGAGCCAGCGGACAGTGGAGGACAAGGCAGAGGGCCAGAGGGGGGGCAAGGACAGGTATACCAGGAGCAGCCCCCAGGCCCCGCCCTTCCTGCCGTACAGATCCAACGAGGAGGACTATTACCGGCCGGAGCCCACGTACAAGCCAGAAAGACACCCGAGGCCGGCCTATCAGCGGCACGAGGTGAAGGCGAAGAGGAGGGACACTCCGGAGAGCCACAGATCGCGACACTCCGAGTCGCCGGAGGACCCCAAGACTGCTAAGGACAGGAACCAGACCTCCCCGAACAGTATGAAGAGCAAGACACCAAGCAGGAAAGAGGAAGTTGAGAAAGTG GGAGAGGAAGTTGAAGAAAAGCAAAAGGACAAGTCACAATCCCTTATGAGTTCCTGTGAAAATGTGGAGCTTGCAGGAGGCAAAGACAGAGAG GCAAAAGACTGGGACAGTGgggaggagacagagggggagatcTGGTATCCTGGCAACATGGAGGAGCTAGTGACGGTGGATGAGgtgggtgaggaggaggaggaggactccATCATTGAGCCTGACCTCCCTGCCGAGCAACAGGAAGAGCCTGGGGAGGCCTCCCAGACGAAAGCCAGCCAGGACCCAAAAAAGGACAGCGTCCGGGATGAGGAAACCGTTGGGGAGGGGAACGGCGTTGTCCTGCCCGGTCTGCAGAAAAGGGCTGACGACATGTCATGCAACGCCAGCACCGAGGACCTGGCAAGCGTTGAGTGGCAGCCTGGCTCTGACCTCAGCGCCTTTCCCATCCCCGCGTTCCAGGCCATCTTGGACGAGAAGTGCGCCTCTGTCACCACGGACGCACCCGTCGGCCAGCTGCCGCAGGAGGCCCTCGCCAATCACAGGGATGCGTGTGGGGGCAGAAAGCCTCCGGACGGTCTGGCTGGCCACGAGACAGGAAGTCTCTCGCTAACCGCCAATGAGGCCCAAAACAAGGATGAACATCCTGGTGAAAGAAAAG atGTTTACAGTACTTCATTTAGACAGTCTGCCAGACAGCTAGGTGCTGAAGCGATAACAGCCCACTCAACAACTTGGGAACAGGAGGTCTTCAATGAGCACAGCATCCCACTGG GAGTGGAGTTCATCGTGCCTAGGAGTGGCTTTTACTGCAAGCTGTGTGGTTTATTCTATGCAAGTGAGGAGAAGGCCAAGACCACCCACTGTAGGAGTCCGGTGCACTACAGGAACTTGCAG TATCTGAATCACCTAGCCGAGGAGAGGATTCACAAGCAGAGCAAGCTCCCTGGACCGGCTTCTACAGAGTAG
- the LOC133122682 gene encoding RNA-binding protein 20-like isoform X1 translates to MNHAWEKSVFEGHVDGLKNEQSTMSGKAHMDLSGAKARCENMQSAGSLDHPEKRPLPVGSQLSGGGQHPLVLTPAGLQLAQLQAQLTLHRLKLAQTAASGNTAAAASVLNQVLSNVAMSQPFFNQLRAPTLISTAHGQAGGAQLGPGFPTSALAFPPPSSALGPLVGGGFGSGGGSHSPNPGGMRLNCYGSGLPQPPGQQASEYGKKAGSTFPSSCQGSSDGARAPVVAQVDGVHRGGFQRDLFGLDGQGQPSAFAGEQKSSAFPSGGHKDQQWQGFSQAGQLDMTPNTATAWAPGRQPPFHIRAELYNPEEPTADPKFNSTSGATGAQGFEGYQQLQPGDDSFSRGPVPLQPHQLNDFHAVTPALLPHQCTICDKKVYNLKDWDHHVKGKLHLQNCMLYTEGISAGSANFPEPSQGCLNTSLNNSVASTANQDISTGNTSPYLHAAPMMTHPLTGMGFTLPLSGLKFPLRKSGPGRVVHICNLPEGSCTENDVINLGLPFGKVTNYILMRSTHQAFLEMAFVEAAQAMVKYYQLNPATINEQKLLIRMSKRYKELQLKKPGKDVESIIQDINSQRERHEKQESECYPPERVRSRSPVSRSLSPRSHSPSFTSCSSAHSPPGPNRNDRSNGLGPRNPSWDWSSQVWQDERDEACWRNGDEDQPNGRPPEWRKAYFKMADRVSQRTVEDKAEGQRGGKDRYTRSSPQAPPFLPYRSNEEDYYRPEPTYKPERHPRPAYQRHEVKAKRRDTPESHRSRHSESPEDPKTAKDRNQTSPNSMKSKTPSRKEEVEKVGEEVEEKQKDKSQSLMSSCENVELAGGKDREAKDWDSGEETEGEIWYPGNMEELVTVDEVGEEEEEDSIIEPDLPAEQQEEPGEASQTKASQDPKKDSVRDEETVGEGNGVVLPGLQKRADDMSCNASTEDLASVEWQPGSDLSAFPIPAFQAILDEKCASVTTDAPVGQLPQEALANHRDACGGRKPPDGLAGHETGSLSLTANEAQNKDEHPGERKDVYSTSFRQSARQLGAEAITAHSTTWEQEVFNEHSIPLGVEFIVPRSGFYCKLCGLFYASEEKAKTTHCRSPVHYRNLQKYLNHLAEERIHKQSKLPGPASTE, encoded by the exons TGCTGGTTCATTGGATCATCCCGAAAAGCGGCCCCTCCCTGTCGGCAGCCAGCTGAGTGGGGGCGGCCAGCACCCCTTGGTCCTGACCCCAGCCGGCCTGCAGCTAGCCCAGCTCCAGGCCCAGCTCACCCTCCACCGGCTCAAGCTGGCCCAGACGGCTGCCAGCGGCAACACGGCCGCAGCCGCCAGCGTCTTAAACCAGGTGCTTTCAAATGTGGCTATGTCCCAGCCCTTCTTCAATCAGCTGAGGGCCCCCACTTTGATCAGCACCGCTCATGGCCAGGCTGGTGGGGCCCAGCTGGGTCCAGGGTTCCCCACTAGTGCGCTGGCCTTTCCTCCACCGAGCTCTGCCCTGGGGCCTCTAGTCGGAGGGGGTTTCGGCTCTGGCGGGggctcccacagtccaaatccTGGTGGGATGAGGCTTAACTGCTATGGAAGTGGCTTGCCCCAACCGCCAGGTCAGCAGGCTTCAGAGTATGGAAAGAAGGCTGGCAGCACGTTCCCCTCCTCGTGCCAGGGCAGCAGTGATGGGGCTCGTGCGCCCGTCGTCGCCCAGGTCGACGGAGTGCACCGGGGCGGGTTCCAGAGGGACCTTTTCGGGTTGGATGGACAGGGACAGCCATCTGCGTTTGCCGGAGAGCAGAAATCCAGCGCGTTCCCGTCGGGCGGACACAAGGACCAGCAGTGGCAGGGCTTCTCTCAAGCAGGGCAGCTGGATATGACCCCCAACACGGCCACCGCATGGGCACCCGGGCGCCAGCCACCGTTCCACATAAGAGCCGAGCTGTACAACCCCGAAGAGCCGACCGCAGACCCCAAGTTCAACTCTACCAGCGGGGCCACTGGTGCCCAGGGGTTTGAGGGATATCAGCAACTCCAGCCAGGGGACGACTCTTTCTCTAGAGGCCCAGTGCCCCTGCAGCCCCACCAGCTCAACGACTTCCACGCCGTGACCCCCGCACTCCTGCCACACCAGTGCACCATCTGTGACAAGAAGGTCTACAACCTCAAG GACTGGGATCACCATGTGAAGGGGAAACTGCACCTGCAGAACTGTATGCTTTACACCGAGGG CATCTCTGCTGGATCAGCTAACTTCCCAGAGCCTTCTCAAGGATGTCTGAACACCTCACTAAATAACTCTGTGGCTTCCACTGCTAATCAAG ACATATCCACTGGGAACACCTCTCCTTATTTGCATGCTGCTCCAATGATGACACACCCCTTGACAGGGATGGGATTTACATTGCCTTTAAGTGGGTTAAAG TTCCCGCTGAGGAAGTCAGGTCCAGGGCGAGTTGTCCACATCTGCAATCTCCCAGAGGGCAGCTGCACAGAGAATGATGTCATCAATCTGGGGCTTCCATTTGGAAAAGTCACCAATTATATTCTCATGCGCTCCACACATCAG gcctTTTTGGAAATGGCTTTTGTTGAGGCTGCCCAGGCGATGGTGAAATACTATCAGCTTAATCCagccacaataaatgaacaGAAGCTTCTGATCCGGATGTCAAAGCGATACAAGGAGCTACAGCTGAAG AAACCAGGGAAGGACGTGGAATCAATCATCCAAGATATTAATTCACAGAGGGAAAGGCATGAGAAACAGGAGAGTGAGTG CTACCCTCCGGAGCGAGTGAGGTCTCGCAGCCCCGTCAGCCGATCTCTCAGCCCCCGTTCCCACAGTCCCAGCTTCACCTCCTGCAGCTCCGCACACAGCCCCCCTGGGCCCAACAGGAATGACCGGAGTAATGGCCTGGGGCCTCGAAACCCGTCCTGGGACTGGTCCTCGCAGGTGTGGCAGGATGAGAGGGACGAAGCCTGCTGGAGGAATGGGGACGAGGACCAGCCGAACGGCCGGCCGCCCGAGTGGAGGAAGGCCTACTTCAAGATGGCGGACAGGGTGAGCCAGCGGACAGTGGAGGACAAGGCAGAGGGCCAGAGGGGGGGCAAGGACAGGTATACCAGGAGCAGCCCCCAGGCCCCGCCCTTCCTGCCGTACAGATCCAACGAGGAGGACTATTACCGGCCGGAGCCCACGTACAAGCCAGAAAGACACCCGAGGCCGGCCTATCAGCGGCACGAGGTGAAGGCGAAGAGGAGGGACACTCCGGAGAGCCACAGATCGCGACACTCCGAGTCGCCGGAGGACCCCAAGACTGCTAAGGACAGGAACCAGACCTCCCCGAACAGTATGAAGAGCAAGACACCAAGCAGGAAAGAGGAAGTTGAGAAAGTG GGAGAGGAAGTTGAAGAAAAGCAAAAGGACAAGTCACAATCCCTTATGAGTTCCTGTGAAAATGTGGAGCTTGCAGGAGGCAAAGACAGAGAG GCAAAAGACTGGGACAGTGgggaggagacagagggggagatcTGGTATCCTGGCAACATGGAGGAGCTAGTGACGGTGGATGAGgtgggtgaggaggaggaggaggactccATCATTGAGCCTGACCTCCCTGCCGAGCAACAGGAAGAGCCTGGGGAGGCCTCCCAGACGAAAGCCAGCCAGGACCCAAAAAAGGACAGCGTCCGGGATGAGGAAACCGTTGGGGAGGGGAACGGCGTTGTCCTGCCCGGTCTGCAGAAAAGGGCTGACGACATGTCATGCAACGCCAGCACCGAGGACCTGGCAAGCGTTGAGTGGCAGCCTGGCTCTGACCTCAGCGCCTTTCCCATCCCCGCGTTCCAGGCCATCTTGGACGAGAAGTGCGCCTCTGTCACCACGGACGCACCCGTCGGCCAGCTGCCGCAGGAGGCCCTCGCCAATCACAGGGATGCGTGTGGGGGCAGAAAGCCTCCGGACGGTCTGGCTGGCCACGAGACAGGAAGTCTCTCGCTAACCGCCAATGAGGCCCAAAACAAGGATGAACATCCTGGTGAAAGAAAAG atGTTTACAGTACTTCATTTAGACAGTCTGCCAGACAGCTAGGTGCTGAAGCGATAACAGCCCACTCAACAACTTGGGAACAGGAGGTCTTCAATGAGCACAGCATCCCACTGG GAGTGGAGTTCATCGTGCCTAGGAGTGGCTTTTACTGCAAGCTGTGTGGTTTATTCTATGCAAGTGAGGAGAAGGCCAAGACCACCCACTGTAGGAGTCCGGTGCACTACAGGAACTTGCAG AAGTATCTGAATCACCTAGCCGAGGAGAGGATTCACAAGCAGAGCAAGCTCCCTGGACCGGCTTCTACAGAGTAG
- the pdcd4b gene encoding programmed cell death protein 4b, which yields MATECEAWLNANPVEADDLSDSFLSGDEERGVVRKVDNEINGNWIAAPTSSILEARVKAKAKRRLRKNSSRDSGRGDSLSDNGDSVRGPLLPPTSPKGKLLDRRSRTGKGRGLPKKGGAGGKGVWGPPGEVYDLEEVDVKDPNYDEGQENCVYETVVLPLDERDFEKTVTPIVQEYFEHGDTTEVAELLGELNLGHMRSGVPMLAVSLALEAKASHRELTSRLLSDLCGQMLTLRDMETAFHKLLQELPDLVLDTPGAPQLVGQFIARAVRDEILSKSYIESYKGKVDCEHARAALDRAAVLLKMGRGGLRIDNLWGSGGGQRPVTQLIKEVNLLLKEYLLSGDVVEAERCLRELEVPHFHHEFVYEAIVMVLESKGDKTFKMVLQLLKFLWQSSVITVDQMRRGFQRVYMDIAEINIDVPCAYALLEQFVDKSFSAGIIDKRLRDLCPSRGRKRFVSEGDGGRLKLESY from the exons aTGGCAACTGAATGCGAGGCATGGCTTAATGCTAACCCCGTAG AGGCGGACGACCTGAGCGACTCTTTTCTCTCCGGTGACGAGGAGCGAGGTGTCGTGCGGAAGGTTGATAACGAGATCAACGGGAACTGGATCGCTGCTCCCACATCGTCCATTCTTGAAGCCAGGGTCAAGGCGAAGGCCAAGAGGAGACTGAGGAAGAACTCCTCCCGGGACTCTGGTCGGGGGGACTCGCTGAGCGACAATGGGGACAGCGTCCGTGGCCCCCTCCTGCCTCCCACCAGCCCCAAGGGCAAACTGCTGGACAGACGGTCCCGAACAGGAAAAGGGAGGGGTTTGCCAAAGAAAG GTGGAGCGGGAGGGAAAGGTGTCTGGGGACCACCTGGAGAGGTCTATGACCTTGAGGAGGTGGATGTGAAGGACCCAAATTATGATGAAGGCCAG GAAAATTGTGTGTATGAGACGGTGGTGTTGCCTCTGGATGAGCGAGACTTTGAGAAGACCGTAACGCCCATTGTGCAAGAGTACTTCGAGCATGGGGACACCACTGAAGTGGCG GAGCTGCTGGGGGAGCTGAACCTGGGCCACATGAGGAGCGGAGTCCCCATGCTGGCCGTGTCCCTGGCCCTGGAGGCCAAAGCCAGCCACAGGGAGCTGACGTCTCGCCTGCTGTCGGACCTGTGCGGGCAGATGCTCACGCTCCGAGACATGGAGACCGCCTTCCACAAGCTGCTGCAGGAGCTCCCGGATCTGGTGCTGGACACACCAGGGGCTCCGCAG cTTGTTGGCCAGTTCATTGCTCGAGCTGTCAGGGATGAAATCCTATCCAAAAGTTACATCGAGAGCTACAAAGGGAAAGTGGACTGTGAGCATGCAAG GGCGGCGCTGGACAGGGCAGCAGTGTTGCTGAAGATGGGCAGGGGGGGTTTGCGCATTGACAACCTGTGGGGCTCGGGTGGGGGCCAGAGACCTGTCACCCAGCTCATCAAAGAG GTTAATCTTCTTCTGAAGGAGTATCTCCTATCTGGAGATGTAGTTGAAGCGGAGAGATGTTTGAGAGAACTGGAGGTGCCACACTTCCACCATGAGTTTGTCTATGAG GCAATAGTCATGGTATTGGAGTCTAAAGGGgacaaaacattcaaaatggtTCTGCAGCTGCTGAAGTTTCTGTGGCAGTCGTCTGTGATCACTGTGGACCAAATGAGAAGG GGGTTTCAAAGAGTTTACATGGACATAGCAGAAATTAATATTGACGTCCCCTGTGCATATGCCCTACTGGAGCAATTTGTGGATAAGAGCTTCAGTGCTGGTATTATAGACAAAAGACTAAGGGACCTGTGTCCTTCACG